The Anas platyrhynchos isolate ZD024472 breed Pekin duck chromosome 3, IASCAAS_PekinDuck_T2T, whole genome shotgun sequence genome includes a window with the following:
- the PRSS35 gene encoding inactive serine protease 35: MEHMLLLFIFFLPTLGLVNGTETEQDFTWHLKKIPQIVSERTFSLDSPKFEAKPNLELNSVCGIECQRKLPVPSLSDLKDLLSYETVFENGTRTLTEVNVLGLTPGSAGNTTTHKSLRKKRQIYGTDSRFSIYDKRFMTNFPFNTAVKVSTGCSGILISPKHVLTAAHCLHNGKDYVKGSKRLRVGLMKTKSRGDGRRRKGAKRSRREASEAQEDPKVDTGLRRRSKGGGRKQRRSGRKQETSDGMPSFQWTRVKSTHIPKGWFKGVSGDIALDYDYAVLELKRPHKRKYMELGISPTIKMMPGSMIHFSGFDNDRSGQLVYRFCSISDESNDLFYQYCDAEPGSTGSGIYLRLKEPNKKKWKRKIIAVYSGHQWVDVNGEQQDYNVAVRITPLKYAQICFWIHGNDENCTQG, translated from the coding sequence atggAGCACATGTTACTgctcttcatatttttcttgcCTACATTGGGTCTTGTTAATGGAACAGAAACTGAACAAGATTTTACTTGGCACTTAAAGAAGATTCCCCAAATTGTGAGTGAAAGAACTTTCTCCCTTGACAGCCCTAAATTCGAAGCAAAACCCAACTTAGAGCTGAACAGCGTATGTGGAATTGAGTGTCAAAGAAAATTGCCAGTGCCCAGCTTGTCTGACTTGAAGGACCTCTTATCCTATGAGACTGTTTTCGAGAATGGCACACGGACCCTGACTGAAGTGAATGTCCTTGGACTAACACCTGGTTCAGCTGGAAACACAACTACACATAAGTCATTGAGGAAGAAAAGGCAGATATATGGAACAGACAGTAGGTTCAGCATCTACGACAAACGCTTTATGACCAACTTTCCCTTCAACACAGCTGTGAAGGTCTCCACCGGCTGTAGTGGCATTCTCATTTCCCCCAAGCACGTGCTAACAGCTGCCCACTGCCTGCATAACGGCAAGGATTATGTTAAAGGCAGCAAAAGACTGAGGGTGGGCCTGATGAAAACAAAGTCCAGAGGTGATGGCAGGAGACGCAAAGGAGCTAAGAGAAGTAGGAGAGAAGCGTCTGAGGCCCAAGAGGATCCTAAAGTTGACACAGGACTGAGGCGGCGATCCAAAGGTGGtgggagaaagcagaggagATCTGGGAGGAAGCAGGAGACCTCGGATGGCATGCCCTCCTTCCAGTGGACCAGAGTGAAGAGTACCCACATCCCAAAAGGCTGGTTTAAGGGTGTCTCTGGGGATATTGCCCTGGATTACGATTATGCTGTTCTTGAGCTGAAGCGTCCCCACAAAAGGAAATACATGGAACTAGGAATCAGCCCAACCATCAAAATGATGCCTGGGAGCATGATCCACTTCTCAGGTTTTGACAACGACCGATCTGGGCAGCTGGTCTACAGATTTTGTAGCATTTCTGATGAGTCCAACGATCTCTTTTATCAGTACTGTGATGCTGAGCCTGGCTCCACTGGATCTGGTATCTATCTCCGTCTTAAGGAGCCAAACAAAAAGAAGTGGAAACGCAAGATCATTGCTGTTTATTCGGGCCATCAGTGGGTGGATGTCAATGGGGAACAGCAGGATTATAATGTAGCAGTAAGAATTACTCCTCTTAAATATGCCCAGATTTGTTTCTGGATACATGGGAATGACGAGAATTGCACACAAGGCTGA